The nucleotide window CCCTCGCAGAGCGAGACGACCGGCGTCTTGTCCGTCACCGGGAGGAAGTCGCGGTACGCCTCGATGACCCCGCGCCAGGCCTTCATGCCGGGCCGCCCTCCACGCGGATCATCGTGGTCGCCGCGGCGACGTCCGGAAGCTTGTCGATGGCGGCGAGGGCGCGGCGCATGTCGAGCTCGCGCGCCTCGTGGCTCAGCATGACCACCGGCACCGCCTCGCGCTTGCCGCGCCCCTTCTGGATGACGTTCGCGATCGAGATGTTGTGCTCGCCGAGCACGCCCGCCACCCGCGACAGCACGCCGGGCCGGTCCTGGGCCATCACGCGCAGGTAGTAGCAGCAGCGGATCGAGTCCATCGGCCTGAGCGGGAGCGCCGCGGGGCCCGCGGAGGGCAGCTCGAGGGCGAGGGCGGGGATGCCGTGGGCGATCCGGCGCGCGATGCCGAGCGTGTCGGCCCACACGGCCGACGCGGTCGGCAGCTGGCCCGCGCCGCGGCCGTAGAACATGAGGTCGCCGACGGCGTCGCCCGTGATGAAGATCGCGTTGAAGACGCCCGAGACCGCGGCCAGCGGCGAGGCCGCCGGGATCATCGTGGGGTGCACGCGGACCTCCACCCCGGCGCGCTCGGCGCCGCGCCCGGCGCCGCCGGACGCCTTGGCGATCGCGAGGAGCTTGATCCGGTAGCCGAGCTCGCGCGCGTAGGCGATGTCGGCAGGCGTCACCCGCGTGATGCCCTCGGTGTGGATGTCCTTGAGGTCCACGAAGGTCCGGAAGGCGAGCGAGACCAGGATCTGGAGCTTGTGGGCCGAGTCCATGCCCTCGATGTCGAGGGTCGGGTCCGCCTCGGCGTAGCCCTGGGCCTGCGCCTCCTTCAGCACCAGCGAGAAGTCGAGGCCCTCGTCGGTCATCTTCGACAGGATGTAGTTCGACGTCCCGTTGACGATGCCGAAGACGGTCTGGATGTGGTTGGCGACGAGGCCCTCCTTGACCGCCTGGATGAGCGGGATGCCGCCGGCGACCGCCGCCTCGAACGCGAGCGTCACGCCACGGCGGCGCGCCTCGTCGTAGAGCTCGGCGCCGTGGTGGGCGAGGAGCGCCTTGTTCGCGGTGACGACGTGCTTGCCCGCCTGGAGCGCCTTGAGGATGAACGTCCGCGCGGGCTCGAGGCCGCCCACCAGCTCGATGACGATCTGGATGGACGGGTCGCCGAGCACCTTCGCCGCGTCGGGCGTCATCGGGAGCTTCCGGAGGTCGAGCCCCTCGCGGGGCCGCGTGAGGTCGAGGTCGGCCACCGCGGCGAGGGTGAGGCGGCAGCCGGCGCGCTCCTCGAGCATCGCGCGGCGGGACTCGAGGATCTTCACGACGCCGCCGCCGACGGTGCCGAGCCCGAGCAGCGCGATCCGGACGTCCTTCATGTCGGTGGACACGGGGCGTGGTCCGGCGGTCAGCGGGCGAGCTGCTTGAGCCCGCGCAGCGCCTGCCTGATCCGCTGCTCGTTCTCGACGAGCGCGAACCGGACGTACCCCTCGCCGTACTCGCCGAACCCGATGCCCGGCGAGACGGCGACCTTCGCGTCCTGGATGAGCATCTTGGAGAACTCGAGCGAGCCCAGCGCGCGGAACGGCTCGGGGATCGGCGCCCAGACGAACATCGTGCCCCTGGGCTTCGGCACCGACCAGCCCAGCTTGTTCAGACCGTCGACGAGGACGTCGCGGCGCTTCCGGTGGACCTCGACGATCTCCTCCACCACCTTCTGATCGCCCTCGAGCGCGATGATGCCGGCGATCTGGATGGGCTGGAAGGCGCCGTAGTCCAGGTAGGACTTGATCCGCGCCAGCGCGTGGATCATCCGCGCGTTCCCGCACACGAAGCCGAGCCGCCAGCCGGGCATGTTATACGACTTCGAGGTCGAGAACACCTCGACGCCGACGTCCTTCGCGCCCGGGATCTCGAGGAAGGACGGCGGCCGGTAGCCGTCGAAGGCGAAGTCGGCGTAGGCGAAGTCGTGGACGACCATGAGACGG belongs to Candidatus Methylomirabilota bacterium and includes:
- a CDS encoding homoserine dehydrogenase gives rise to the protein MSTDMKDVRIALLGLGTVGGGVVKILESRRAMLEERAGCRLTLAAVADLDLTRPREGLDLRKLPMTPDAAKVLGDPSIQIVIELVGGLEPARTFILKALQAGKHVVTANKALLAHHGAELYDEARRRGVTLAFEAAVAGGIPLIQAVKEGLVANHIQTVFGIVNGTSNYILSKMTDEGLDFSLVLKEAQAQGYAEADPTLDIEGMDSAHKLQILVSLAFRTFVDLKDIHTEGITRVTPADIAYARELGYRIKLLAIAKASGGAGRGAERAGVEVRVHPTMIPAASPLAAVSGVFNAIFITGDAVGDLMFYGRGAGQLPTASAVWADTLGIARRIAHGIPALALELPSAGPAALPLRPMDSIRCCYYLRVMAQDRPGVLSRVAGVLGEHNISIANVIQKGRGKREAVPVVMLSHEARELDMRRALAAIDKLPDVAAATTMIRVEGGPA